A single Elephas maximus indicus isolate mEleMax1 chromosome 2, mEleMax1 primary haplotype, whole genome shotgun sequence DNA region contains:
- the LOC126070437 gene encoding olfactory receptor 2M3-like codes for MMAWENQTFKSDFILLGIFNHSPAHTFLFSLVLGIFTVACLGNTTIVFLTYLDSHLHTPMYFLLSQLSLMDLMVICTTVPKMALNYLSGRKSISVAGCGTQIFFYVSLLGAECFLLAVMAYDRYVAICHPLRYPILMSQKICGLMATSSWILGSFDGIIEVAVALSFSYCGARKIPHFFCDVPVLLTLSCTDTSTFERIIFICCVIMLLFPVAVIIASYTRVLLAVISMESGEGRRKAFTTCSSHLMVVGMYYGAAMFIYMRPTSDHSPTQDKMVSAFYTILTPMLNPLIYSLRNKEVTRAFMKVLQKGKSGQ; via the coding sequence TTCAAGTCTGACTTCATCCTTCTGGGAATCTTCAATCACAGCCCCGCTCACACCTTCCTCTTCTCTCTGGTCTTGGGCATCTTCACAGTGGCCTGCCTGGGAAATACCACCATAGTTTTCCTGACCTACCTGGACTCCcatctccacacccccatgtacttcctcCTCAGCCAACTCTCTCTCATGGACCTCATGGTTATCTGCACCACGGTACCTAAGATGGCCCTCAACTACTTGTCTGGCAGGAAATCCATCTCTGTGGCAGGTTGTGGAACCCAGATATTTTTCTATGTGTCCCTGCTTGGGGCTGAATGTTTCCTGTTGGCtgtcatggcctatgaccgctatgttgcCATTTGTCATCCATTAAGATACCCAATTCTCATGAGCCAGAAGATCTGTGGCCTCATGGCTACCTCTTCCTGGATTCTTGGCTCTTTTGATGGTATAATTGAAGTTGCAGTTGCCTTGTCCTTCTCATATTGTGGTGCCCGGAAAATACCCCACTTCTTCTGTGATGTTCCTGTCCTTCTCACTCTTTCATGCACTGACACCTCAACATTTGAAAGGATCATATTTATCTGCTGTGTAATCATGCTTCTCTTCCCCGTAGCAGTCATCATTGCTTCCTATACTCGTGTCCTTCTGGCTGTCATTAGCATGGAATCTGGTGAGGGTCGCCGCAAGGCTTTCACTACATGTTCCTCCCACCTCATGGTGGTGGGGATGTACTATGGAGCAGCCATGTTCATATACATGCGGCCCACTTCTGATCATTCCCCAACTCAGGACAAGATGGTATCAGCCTTCTATACCATTCTCACTCCTATGTTGAACCCCCTCATCTATAGCCTCCGCAACAAAGAAGTGACCAGAGCATTCATGAAGGTATTACAGAAGGGCAAGTCTGGACAGTAA
- the LOC126068074 gene encoding olfactory receptor 14C36-like: MPNYTIVMEFLLMGFSDVWELQVLLAVSFSLMYLVTLIGNFLIVFVTTLDKSLHTPMYFFLRNLSILDACYISVTVPNSCVNNLLNSSAISKAGCVTQVFLVVFFVYAELLFLTIMARDRYVAICQPLHYPVIMNPQACVQMTLASILSGLVYSGFHTGITFRLPFCQSNIIHQFFCDIPSLLKLSCSDTFSNEIIILASGLVIGGGSFIFIIRSYIYIFSTVLKFPSGTDRAKTFSTCIPHILVVSVFLSSSFYVYLRPSAISATIQDVVLSLFYSVIPPFFNPIIYTLRNEQIKCALRKIMKKNFN; encoded by the coding sequence ATGCCCAATTACACCATAGTGATGGAATTTCTCCTGATGGGATTTTCTGATGTTTGGGAACTACAGGTTTTGCTTGCTGTATCCTTCTCTCTGATGTATTTGGTGACTCTCATTGGGaattttctcattgtttttgtcACCACCTTggacaagagccttcacacccccatgtacttcttcctcaggaATCTGTCCATCTTGGATGCATGCTACATTTCTGTAACAGTCCCTAATTCATGTGTCAACAACCTGCTTAACAGTAGTGCCATTTCAAAGGCAGGTTGTGTAACTCAGGTCTTCctagtggttttctttgtatatgcaGAGCTGTTATTCCTCACCATCATGGCCcgtgaccgctatgtggccatctgccagcCTCTCCACTACCCTGTGATCATGAACCCTCAAGCCTGTGTCCAGATGACACTGGCTTCCATCCTCAGTGGTCTGGTCTACTCAGGATTCCACACAGGCATCACTTTCAGGCTGCCATTTTGTCAGTCCAACATTATTCATCAGTTTTTCTGTGACATTCCCTCTCTGCTGAAGCTCTCCTGTTCTGACACCTTCAGCAATGAGATCATAATCCTTGCCTCTGGTCTGGTGATTGGTGGAggctctttcatcttcatcatcagGTCTTACATTTACATATTTTCTACTGTGCTCAAGTTCCCAAGTGGAACTGACAGAGCAAAGACCTTTTCCACCTGCATCCCTCATATCCttgtggtgtctgtcttccttAGCTCAAGCTTCTATGTGTACCTAAGGCCATCTGCAATCTCTGCAACCATCCAAGATGTCGTCCTTTCTCTGTTCTATTCTGTAATTCCCCCCTTCTTCAACCCAATTATCTATACTCttaggaatgaacaaatcaaatGTGCCCTCAggaaaatcatgaaaaaaaatttcaattag